A window of the Egibacter rhizosphaerae genome harbors these coding sequences:
- a CDS encoding TetR family transcriptional regulator, translated as MPQVRKPEVDARIQSAALRCFASTGFGHTSMASIAAAADMAPANLYRYYPDGKRELFETVVPEEVARQHDALIEQRVSALLLPTDEGGTPGPEAEQLLAFWIAHRLEVVILLDRAGGTRFEGYGERFVERLVGLAIDRLRADGAEPGPLERQLLEVVFDNTRRAIVALLSEVENPVQVRRAVQGFWSYQLPGLGGLHEWILAQRAGGPSPREGGDHLQREDGGAKAAGKR; from the coding sequence ATGCCGCAGGTCCGCAAACCCGAGGTCGACGCGCGCATCCAGAGCGCTGCGCTGCGGTGCTTCGCCTCCACCGGTTTCGGACACACGTCGATGGCGTCGATCGCCGCCGCGGCGGACATGGCACCCGCCAACCTCTACCGCTACTACCCCGACGGCAAGCGCGAGCTCTTCGAGACGGTGGTCCCCGAGGAGGTCGCACGACAGCACGATGCGCTGATCGAGCAGCGTGTGAGTGCCCTGTTGCTGCCGACGGATGAGGGGGGGACGCCCGGCCCGGAAGCTGAGCAGTTGCTGGCCTTCTGGATCGCCCACCGCCTCGAGGTCGTGATCCTGCTGGATCGTGCCGGCGGGACGCGGTTCGAGGGGTACGGGGAGCGGTTCGTCGAGCGGCTCGTGGGCCTCGCGATCGATCGCCTGCGGGCGGATGGGGCCGAACCGGGCCCACTGGAGCGACAGCTGCTGGAGGTCGTCTTCGACAACACCCGCCGCGCGATCGTGGCTCTGCTGTCCGAGGTCGAGAATCCGGTGCAGGTGCGCCGGGCGGTCCAGGGCTTCTGGAGCTACCAGCTCCCGGGCCTCGGTGGGCTGCACGAGTGGATCCTCGCCCAACGGGCCGGTGGGCCATCCCCGCGGGAG